From Achromobacter spanius, a single genomic window includes:
- the greA gene encoding transcription elongation factor GreA: MSAIPLTVRGAERLQEELQRLKTVERPAVINAIAEARAQGDLSENAEYDAARERQGFIEGRIAELEGTLSNAHLIDPSSLEAEGRAVFGATVDIEDLDSGDRVTYQIVGDVEADIKSNLISVSSPVARALIGKSEGDVVEVVAPAGVREYEVLGVRYI; this comes from the coding sequence ATGTCTGCCATTCCTTTGACCGTGCGCGGGGCCGAGCGCTTGCAAGAAGAGCTCCAACGGCTGAAAACCGTCGAACGTCCTGCCGTGATCAACGCGATCGCCGAGGCTCGCGCGCAGGGTGATCTGTCGGAAAACGCCGAGTACGATGCCGCTCGCGAGCGCCAAGGTTTCATCGAGGGCCGGATTGCCGAGCTTGAAGGCACGCTTTCCAATGCCCACCTCATCGACCCGTCCTCGCTCGAGGCCGAAGGCCGCGCCGTGTTTGGCGCTACCGTCGACATCGAAGACCTGGATTCGGGCGATCGCGTCACCTACCAGATCGTCGGCGACGTCGAAGCCGATATCAAGTCCAACCTGATTTCCGTGTCCAGCCCCGTGGCTCGCGCGCTGATCGGCAAGAGCGAAGGCGATGTGGTCGAGGTCGTTGCCCCGGCTGGCGTTCGCGAGTACGAAGTCCTGGGCGTGCGTTACATCTGA
- a CDS encoding solute carrier family 23 protein, which translates to MSNSYFPRWRLADDAEPGVIIAPDERLSWPKNVAMGAQHVVAMFGSTVLAPLLMGFDPNVAILMSGIGTLIFFLFVGGRVPSYLGSSFAFIGGVIAVTGYAGGGANANIGVALGAIIACGLAYTLIGVIVWIVNARAGGGANWIDTLMPPVVTGAVVAVIGLNLAPIAAKGAMGASGFDSAMAIVTIVCVGGIAVYTRGMVQRLLILVGLILACVVYAVLANGLGLGKPIDFSAVSAAAWFGLPHFAAPVFKAEAMGLIVPVAIILVAENLGHVKAVSAMTGRDLDRYLGRAFVGDGVATMVSGAVGGTGVTTYAENIGVMAVTRIYSTLVFVIAALIAIVLGFSPKFGALIQTIPGPVLGGMSVVVFGLIAIAGARIWVVNQVDFTDNRNLIVAAVTLVLGAGDFTIKLGNFTLGGIGTATFGAIILYAILRRTK; encoded by the coding sequence ATGTCCAATTCCTACTTTCCGCGCTGGCGCCTGGCCGACGACGCCGAGCCCGGCGTCATCATCGCGCCCGATGAACGGCTGTCCTGGCCCAAGAACGTGGCCATGGGCGCTCAGCACGTGGTCGCGATGTTCGGCTCGACCGTCCTCGCGCCGCTGCTCATGGGTTTCGATCCCAACGTCGCCATCCTGATGTCGGGGATCGGCACGCTGATCTTCTTCCTGTTTGTGGGCGGACGCGTACCCAGCTACCTGGGCTCCAGCTTTGCCTTCATCGGCGGCGTGATCGCGGTGACCGGCTATGCCGGCGGGGGCGCCAACGCCAATATCGGCGTGGCGCTGGGCGCCATCATCGCCTGCGGCCTGGCGTACACGCTGATCGGTGTGATCGTCTGGATCGTCAATGCGCGGGCGGGCGGCGGCGCCAACTGGATCGACACGCTGATGCCGCCCGTCGTGACGGGCGCGGTCGTCGCGGTCATCGGCCTGAACCTCGCGCCCATCGCCGCCAAGGGCGCGATGGGCGCATCGGGCTTTGACAGCGCCATGGCCATCGTCACGATCGTGTGCGTCGGCGGCATCGCCGTCTACACGCGCGGCATGGTGCAGCGCCTGCTGATCCTCGTCGGCCTGATCCTCGCCTGCGTCGTGTACGCCGTGCTGGCCAACGGCCTGGGCCTGGGCAAGCCCATCGACTTCAGTGCCGTGTCGGCCGCCGCCTGGTTCGGCCTGCCGCACTTCGCGGCGCCGGTCTTCAAGGCCGAGGCCATGGGTCTCATCGTGCCGGTCGCCATCATCCTGGTGGCCGAAAACCTGGGGCACGTGAAGGCCGTCAGCGCCATGACGGGCCGCGACCTGGACCGCTACCTGGGCCGGGCCTTCGTCGGCGACGGCGTGGCCACCATGGTGTCGGGCGCCGTCGGCGGCACGGGCGTCACCACCTACGCCGAGAACATCGGCGTGATGGCGGTCACCCGCATCTATTCCACGCTGGTGTTCGTGATCGCCGCCTTGATCGCCATTGTCCTGGGCTTCTCGCCCAAGTTCGGCGCGCTCATCCAGACGATCCCGGGACCGGTCCTGGGCGGCATGTCGGTGGTGGTGTTCGGCCTGATCGCCATTGCCGGCGCCCGCATCTGGGTCGTCAACCAGGTTGATTTCACCGACAACCGCAACCTCATCGTGGCCGCGGTCACGCTGGTGCTGGGCGCGGGCGACTTCACCATCAAGCTGGGCAACTTCACGCTGGGCGGCATCGGTACCGCCACGTTCGGCGCAATCATCCTGTACGCGATCTTGCGCCGGACGAAGTAA
- a CDS encoding FlxA-like family protein, translating to MAINSISGTSRIGSLADMWAEKIQANKEAKNASGQEAVSVSPEGKIRVNTPGASKVATAQAAEETDNEDEYTRQIKELQKQLKRIMDQIAKVQASGMSAEMKAQQVMALNAQAVQIQGQIAQILAQQARAAQSGGGSNGTGVSAQA from the coding sequence ATGGCGATCAACAGCATCAGCGGCACCTCCCGCATCGGCAGCCTTGCCGACATGTGGGCCGAAAAGATTCAGGCCAACAAGGAAGCGAAGAACGCCTCGGGGCAGGAAGCCGTGTCGGTCAGCCCTGAGGGCAAGATCCGCGTCAATACGCCGGGCGCCAGCAAGGTGGCAACCGCGCAGGCCGCGGAAGAGACCGACAACGAAGACGAATACACCCGCCAGATCAAGGAGTTGCAGAAGCAGCTCAAGCGCATCATGGACCAGATCGCCAAGGTGCAGGCGAGCGGCATGTCGGCGGAGATGAAGGCGCAGCAGGTGATGGCGTTGAACGCGCAGGCCGTGCAGATCCAAGGGCAGATCGCGCAGATCCTGGCGCAGCAGGCGCGTGCGGCCCAAAGCGGCGGCGGGTCCAACGGCACTGGCGTCTCGGCCCAGGCCTGA
- a CDS encoding ABC transporter substrate-binding protein, translating into MHAMRTALAGALLAVCAAPALAGTVTVITSFPKDLTQAYKTAFEKANPGITLEILNKNTVSGIAFVRETPAGQRPEVFWASAPDAFEVLGRDKLLAKSADIANKDVPDKIGSYPINDPSGMYLGQALAGYGIIYNTRYIAAHKIPAPVEWKDLLSPKWFGHVGITSPSRSGTMHLTVETILQGEGWDDGWNTLLRMSGNSSAVTERSFGVPDGVNNGQFGAGPVIDFFGLSSKYSKFPVEFVYPSETAIVPANIALIEGAKNTEEGKKFIAFTLSQAGQELLLEPKISRLPVLPYSALAGKIPPGYPDPAEIAKRSKVHFDADLSQSRYYVVQSLYDQTVTFRLKELQAATKAIYDAEAKLGDKAKSGKAAELLDQARKLAWAPLIDSKQAADPAFLAIFAGNKKDAAVNQQITKLEGEWNGRARANYEEAVKLARQAAAL; encoded by the coding sequence ATGCACGCTATGCGCACAGCCCTGGCGGGAGCGCTGTTGGCCGTTTGCGCGGCGCCGGCCCTGGCCGGCACCGTCACGGTGATCACGTCGTTCCCCAAGGACCTGACCCAGGCCTACAAGACCGCCTTCGAGAAAGCCAATCCCGGCATCACGCTGGAAATCCTGAACAAGAACACGGTGTCGGGCATTGCCTTCGTGCGCGAGACGCCGGCGGGTCAGCGCCCTGAGGTTTTCTGGGCGAGCGCACCGGATGCGTTCGAGGTGCTTGGGCGCGACAAGCTGCTGGCCAAGTCGGCCGACATCGCGAACAAGGACGTGCCGGACAAGATCGGCAGCTATCCCATCAACGATCCGAGCGGCATGTACCTGGGCCAGGCGCTGGCGGGCTACGGCATCATCTACAACACCCGGTACATCGCGGCGCACAAGATCCCCGCGCCCGTCGAATGGAAGGACCTGCTGTCGCCCAAGTGGTTCGGTCACGTGGGCATCACGTCGCCGTCGCGTTCGGGCACGATGCACCTGACCGTGGAAACCATTCTGCAAGGCGAGGGTTGGGACGACGGCTGGAACACGCTGCTGCGCATGTCGGGCAACAGCAGTGCTGTCACCGAGCGATCGTTCGGTGTGCCGGACGGCGTGAACAACGGCCAGTTCGGCGCCGGACCGGTCATCGACTTCTTCGGGCTGTCGAGCAAGTATTCCAAGTTCCCCGTCGAGTTCGTCTATCCGTCCGAGACGGCCATCGTTCCGGCGAACATCGCGCTGATCGAGGGCGCCAAGAACACCGAGGAAGGCAAGAAGTTCATTGCCTTCACGCTGAGCCAGGCGGGCCAGGAGCTGCTGCTGGAGCCGAAGATCTCGCGGCTGCCGGTGCTGCCCTACTCTGCGCTGGCCGGCAAGATTCCGCCGGGCTATCCCGACCCGGCGGAAATCGCCAAGCGCAGCAAGGTCCATTTCGACGCGGACCTGTCGCAGTCGCGCTACTACGTCGTGCAGTCGCTGTACGACCAGACTGTCACGTTCCGCTTGAAGGAATTGCAGGCGGCGACCAAAGCGATCTACGACGCCGAGGCCAAGCTGGGCGACAAGGCCAAGAGCGGCAAGGCGGCGGAATTGCTGGACCAGGCTCGCAAGCTGGCCTGGGCGCCGCTGATCGACAGCAAGCAGGCGGCAGACCCCGCGTTTCTGGCGATCTTTGCCGGCAACAAGAAGGACGCGGCCGTCAACCAGCAGATCACGAAGCTTGAAGGCGAGTGGAATGGCCGCGCGCGCGCCAACTACGAAGAAGCCGTAAAGCTGGCACGGCAAGCCGCCGCGCTCTGA